The Rosa rugosa chromosome 1, drRosRugo1.1, whole genome shotgun sequence genomic sequence GTGAATCACATACACAAGCCTACAAAATTCTTGTTCTAATGAAATGTAGTATCTATCCGCTCACAAAATCTGTGTGCAGAGTTTTAAAGGCATGCATTCTACATTCCCAACAACGTGGATGATTATTTAAGGTCAACCCTAAGAGGTGATTAATGTGTAACCAATAATTCCTCCTGTGCACCTTTACTAGTTTGCCCTTTGAGGTAAGAGTGAATAAAAACTTATGGAATTAAGGAATGTATTCTGTGTCGTGGGTCTGGTCAGAGATGAAGACTTGAATTGTAAAGGCTAGGGGATGAGGTGACATTTTTAGGGAAATAATGAGAGTATGGGTTTCTATAGGGCATACAGGAGAATCAAAGTACAAATTTCGTACCTACAAATGACTAGAACTAAGGTCACTTGCCTGAAAATATGAACAAGGAATAGCTTAAGGGATGTGTCTAGCAAGCCAGAAACCTTATCCCCCATAGAGAAAAGCCCATATCCTAGTCTATCCCATAAATATGTCATAGCATCTCGTAGCGTAAAGAAAAtggtttttcagaaaataatcGTACGATTGAAAAATTCAGAAGATGTAAGTAACTGAAATGTGGCATATTCTATCTTTAAAAACATAAAGAATCTGACCAACAAGTAGAGTGTCTATATCAGATGTTTCATTTACAATTTCAGAAACATCATAGATCATCGGGTAGATATAGCCAAGATTAGCTCAAAGATCCATTACCTGAGCTGGCTAGCTAACTAGCATCCGAAATTGCTAAGATATCCATTGTGATAGGAAGCACTAACTTGATTTCAAATTCAAGGAAGTTAAGATTCATTTTCAGTTCCAGAAAACTTTTCACATGAGACAGGATtcaggaaaagaaaagatgaaaaaaataataaaaatggcCACAGTCAAGGTTAACTCAAGGACCCATTCTTCAAATTGCCTAACTAGCTAGCATCCAACACTGCTAACCCAGCATAGATTCCACATTGACATATGAGAACCAACAACTAGATTTCACGTTCAAAGTACACTGAAAGAGAATTTAGGAAACTAAACCATGAACTTAACTTCCGCTGTTTTATGCTTGTGTTTCATTCTCAATATGGAAACTAAATAAATGATACAGAATCACATATTAATAAAGGAAAAGGAAAGTACCTCATCCTTCTCTATCGTAGCATCAGCAATAGTTCGCACATCCTCATGCACATCAAAATGAAAAAGCTATGCAAAATACAAAACAATATTATATTCAGCAAGCACTGTTGAGCGCAGCTTACAAGGAAAAATAAGGCAAATTAATACAACAAGAAATATTGAACATTACCGGTCCACTTTTGCCCCTTGCCTTGTTTACAATTAGCTCATAGAAACTATGCTGCTGTACTTCCACAATCATGAAACAAATTATGTGCAATTAGTTAGAAAATATTCAGCAAATCTAACCAGAACTAATTGCAGATACTTCTATCAAAATTATCTTACATGTGGAATGATAAGATCTTCTTTTACATATAGCAAATTCTCCACTGAGGTGGTTCGAACTTCTCGAAACTCAGGTGCTAGTTGCTGTTGAACAGAGCGAAGAAAATCTCCTATTTTATCCCCCTTTCGAACCTGAAATAGTGAccaaaaaacatgaaaattgaATACATACATCCATAGTTCAAAGTAAAAGTGAaacacccaaaaagaaaaaatgtaacTTGAGCGTGCTTTACTTGCCTGGATCGTCCGCCTATGCCCTGCTCCATCCCAGTAACTGTAAGTAATTTGAAGTGGCTCATCTGAAAAAAAACACAGCAAAAATTTGTCTGAAAACTGTTTATTTGGAAAAGGGTGAGAAAGAACAAACAAAGCCAGACATCAGAATTACTTCGTATCTTCTCCTGCTCAAGAAACCACTGTTTTCGCAACCTTTCACGCTCAGCTTGTTCCTCTGCCTCCCGCTCACTGAAACAAATCTATAGCttagacaaaaaaaacaaacagaggAAGGGCCAGATGTGAGTGAGAGTACCTATCTGGCAGAAAGCTAGTTTCCACAGTAGGATCTTTGCCAAATCTACCAGACCATAACCTTGTAGTCTCTGTACTTTCTGCAGAAATCATAACCAAAAAGCAAAAAACAATAAATCAGCAATAAGTTTCTGATGCGCATCCATAAACGAGTATCCTCATGAGGGCCAACTGCAAGGTAAAACTGCCTGAATAATGAATTCTCTTATGACTCATGAAGCAGATTAACTTATTTATACATCATGTCAAAAAATTAGATGTCGAACATTCATGCATGCAACTGATTCTAGTCCAGATTTACAGATAATCATCAGCTACTGAAAAAATAGTGCCTAATCAATCTATAAAGTTCCATATTGATAAATTCTATGACACGTATACAGTAGGCTGATTAAAGATTAGAATGACATTCATTAGACACAGACGACTACAATCAGAACTAAAATTATCTAATGCTTTAAAGGAGAAAAGTGCTCACTATTTTCTCCATCTTCCTCTTCACTTCCATCCTCAATGTCATCGGCAAAGGACAATCGATTAATCCCCTTGACCTTCCTCTTCTTACGCTTCTGTAACTGAAATGCCTCCTCTCTAAATACAACAAGATAACACAATTACAATAAATAAAGATACAGTGTCGAAAGAAATTTGATTTTAAACACTCAATAGTTTTCAACAAGTCCTGGAATACGAAACTCACTCCTGTTGAAGCTTCTGAAGCTtttccttctcttcctcctcGATTTTGTTCCGAATATTTACTCTCTACAATACAAATTTACACCATTAAATTCTAAAATGCTTCCATTCGCATTATCAACCTCAAAAACACTAATGCGCCACTTAAGAATTTACCTTCTCGACGTATTGCTCCCTGGTGACCAAACCAACAGTCTCTTTCTTAAACGCCGTCTCAAGAATCTGAAATACGCATCCAACCAAAACGATTAAAACAATTCTAATTGAAAGTAACAGAGTAAACCCTAGGATTGGAAGAAGAAGCGTGGAAAATAGTACCTCAGAAGTACTTGAGCCGAATTGGAGGAGGCCGGGCTGGCCTTTATCGGAGGCAGACTTGGTCTTGAGCTCTTGGATTTTCTGGCGCTCAGCTTCTCTTTGCTTCTCCAGCCTTCGGATCCTCACGGCGTCTTGGGCCGTGCCCACGTACCCGTCCCCCATACCCGACatctctctccttcttcttcttcttccctaccactctctcctctctcaaACCTGAAAATTATTCAATCCGAGTCGGTTCAAGGAACGCTGCAGAGTCCTATTACAAATCTGCCGGAATTTAGAAAAAGGGTAAATAAATCCGTTTATTATCAGAATGACCAAAATACCCTCTGTTAATTTCTGGGGTAAATTATCAAGTTCACCACCTAGTGAATAGCTGTAACTAATTGCCTCACATTTCACTAGGGGTTTGCTATTTGGTTTGGTAATTGTCGAACCGACCAATTACCAACCGATATTTTAAGTTTCTTACACCTACTTTTTGGTAATCAAAACTGATAAGATTGAAATCGATTATTACCAAAAAAGTCGATTTAGTTTTGACAAATATTGAAACTatcgattatctaaatattagctacATATATTCTAGTTTTCAAtgcacatacatgtatattaagaaatataaatataactattttcataatagtattaaCATTATTACTAATACTAGATTAATAGTatatgtattttaagtaacctggTGAAAGATCGTTAAAtgactagttttattgaaaatgattaaaacttgatgtcatatatatgtACATAAGGAGACATATAATCAGATAagtagatgaatacaaagttttCGACAACTTATCAAATAAATTATATAgtattgttcattctaatttatattacaaataaATACTTGCTGTAAAGTTGGTAAATACCGAAAACTGAAATACCAAATTTGCTAGATATGATTAAAtaccgaaaattttggttggtaattgatAACTCCATTTTGAAACCAAAAGCTTTAGTTTTAAAATTGATAAggcctataaccgattcgaactgACCAAGTGACAGCCCTACATTTCACTCTCACAAATAATACCCTTCACCAAAATGATATATTTCACGAAAAATTATTCTATGATCACAAACCATAGTATACGTGGTGGTTTGAGTTAATATTATTGGTCCATATgatatgtatttatttttttctacttACCTAAAACATGTACTTATTCTTAATTAGTGGTATTCTAGTTACTCAAGGAGACTCTACCCTTGAAAAGTATTGTTCATTATAGACACTAAAACAACTTTgcttttttaagaaaaaaaatcatattctaTCTATTAACCCGCCTAATTGtgatatgaaaaatatatatacttcTTCCAAAAACTTTTAGAAGAAATCCCAATAGACACTCACGACGACAAATCAAGAAAGTTATCAATTTCTAAGAAAATTATGATCCAAGCTTACCATTAATTTGGGGAGTAGGGCGTAGTTTGGTACGGCTGTGTTTTTAAAATAAGTGGCTTCAACTGTGTTATGAGACTAATTAGTTGTGAAGTAAAGTTGTCAAATATTTGGTACATTAATTGTCTTTAAAAAGTGATGTGAGTTTGTGAGTTTAAAAAGTAGTGTTAAAAGTGTTTGATAAATTTTGGTATATCTGTTACAATGTAAATGACTATAATACGCATTACGCCAAACCTATTTGAAATTAAGGCGGACTGATTCAATTTCCATACCCATCAATATCAACAGTAATGTTTTTGTTGCTTTCAATTAAAATAATATTGAAATAGCAGTTtggatgaagaaaaaaaaaaatcaatcaactgCATTGAGTGGAGATGCGAGTATAATTGTATGACTGTAAAAAGGGTAAAAACATGTAAATTAAGAAGATGACTTTTGATGTagaaaaactgaaattgagaggaatttgctgtgtattctcattgataataggggcctctttatatagaggattacaatgcatagaatctcaatcgtacaaggaaagtaatcgtacattgaataggaatctagatccttctaatttaaccctattaccgctaggtcaagtaacctagagtttgggccaaacacataaaagagagatttccttaaacactcccccttgtgttgcccaaacgcggtgcttctctcgttgcctcgttaaaaaccttgccgagtaacaaaaacccagtgggacaaaaataacctcggtcgaaggggaaaaagagcacaacacacccttcacgtttcgagaccatacatgtagacatctccccctgatgtctgcatctccccctgatgactacggtcatgggagttcggataacttccgtaaacgatgctaccaacatgtttctcgaaagtggaatttaggcaatgacttagtgagcaagtctgccacactgtcctcagatcgaacctagttcattttgatcttgaggagagtctgttgttgctgattaagcttggtgttgtcgctttgatgtagccttgcttcatttgttcaaaaacaagctgtattatcctaaatgctcgtaggctcatctatggtagacttcaaaccacaatcgttcgaacatgcgtaattatggatccaatccatatacattcacgaatctcttcgtgaagagcaatagtctctgcatggtccaaagatatagcgactagggtctattctgtagacctccaagatatcgcagtctttacccatggtgaacacttaaccagtttgggaagacttttgtgtAGGTCAGAGacatacccaacatcagcaaaaccttccaaaaacgctaacttcgttttgggatggggagaggggacgcaggccagtgttggcagcgttcctggtgtgtgatgggtccgaatccatcatctctctgtagggataaagcatgcccatatcagtcgtacatctagtatcgaaatatatcttttacaccaatcctaatggcgtcgcgttggcgcaaagctatatcttagttaacaagcttactgcaaatgagatttctgatcttgtgcatttagcttagtacaataatgcgcctattgtactaagtaaggcacttctgcctctagcacatcttcgtcatcatcctttcgacgaagatgatcattttcaggatcaagactacgaacgatcatgggggtgcttgaaggcttgaccttgtcaaaattcctaagcatctatcgacacgatgctcaagttccaaaccgagacataatcgtgttctcccaaaatccttcatctcaaactcggatttcaaatgttcagcggtttcccttaactctttaagggcttctaatgaagatcatgtccaacatgaaccgcgatagaatcctaaacttgttatggaaacgcgtgagcatatcccttcccaatcaagtagtcactttagtgagcatttcaacctttttgtaaacgcgctccatggtctagagccacttgacttgggtaaatgaagttcaccatgaaccttcatgtatattccgtatctagatccccatagagatacgtagtgaccacatttgtaagctgcatgttcagttattcggaaactaccaaactgacaaggtagtggagtgcaatgacatccattacgagagaatatgtctcatcgtagtcgattccagggcgttttgtgagaagccttgcgccataaggcgagattgccatctctttttctcatc encodes the following:
- the LOC133724639 gene encoding protein XAP5 CIRCADIAN TIMEKEEPER, which produces MSGMGDGYVGTAQDAVRIRRLEKQREAERQKIQELKTKSASDKGQPGLLQFGSSTSEILETAFKKETVGLVTREQYVEKRVNIRNKIEEEEKEKLQKLQQEEEAFQLQKRKKRKVKGINRLSFADDIEDGSEEEDGENKSTETTRLWSGRFGKDPTVETSFLPDSEREAEEQAERERLRKQWFLEQEKIRNEPLQITYSYWDGAGHRRTIQVRKGDKIGDFLRSVQQQLAPEFREVRTTSVENLLYVKEDLIIPHQHSFYELIVNKARGKSGPLFHFDVHEDVRTIADATIEKDESHAGKVVERHWYDKNKHIFPASRWEIYDPTKKWERYTIHGD